The DNA region ACGGCGCTGCAAGGCACCGCATGCCAAGTGAGACAAAGAAATGGGACACAGAGTGCCAGAGGAGGCCAGATACAGGAGAAAGAGACATGGCCCTAAGAAATCCAAGGGCTCCATGAAGGGGGCCCTGAGATCTGAAAGAGGGAGTCAGAGGGGGTCAAGGAGGGCGTCCCAGCCAGTGGGAAAGAGCATTGAAAGGGGAATGAGCAGGACAGGGACTGCAAGTCCAGGGCATTCTGCTCAGGTTGGATGGATGGAGAGGGTATTTGCTGCTAACTTCGCTcagtgaccttgaacaagacacttccTCTCTGAATCTGGGTTTCTTTATTTGTGAGGAAAGAGTACGGTTAAGTAGATGGTCTTGAAGCTCTGCTCTGCCTCCAGAGTTCTCAGAATCTTCAACTAAAGATGAGCAAGagctgggagagggaggagagggcttTGCCTGCCTTGGGCTTGCCCCTGTGTGAGCAGCAAAGATAACAGCAAACATCTGTCCTAACCATTGCGTAGGGTAGGTTTGCCTTCAGGGCTGCCAGAGATGGcgccccacccccttctcccccacttcTGTGGCTTCCCTTTGTGGTGAAGCTTTTTTTGGGCCACAGCTCCATATTCTTTGAGGCCATTTGCAATTTTGCAGGAGagttggggaaagggagaaatggtGCCAGCCCTCCCAGCATTACAAGGGCCTAGGCAGCAAGGCAGAGCCCAACAGGTTGGGGACCCAGCTCACCGAGCCCTGGCAGTGACTCGACAGGCTTGGTTACTTTACATTCCTGGTCTCAGATGGCCCAGATTGTCCCCTAGATCACTTTGAAGATCTCATGTTCTCAAGAAGTTTAATAAGAAAGCAACCCCTAGCCAAACAATTCAAGTCCACCGGGAGAGAAGATGGAgtttttttggtggttgttttttCTAAATGTATTTCTTGAAAAGACAAATGACCttaagctccttttttttttttttttgggccaagttccagggatggggaacctgcaacctcgatGATACCTGTggtcctctaagtcctcaagtgccaTCCTTTGACTTCACAGATTCAGTCAGAggacctcacttgaggacctagagggccacactgGCCTTGGGGCCAAAGGTTCCCCGTCCCTGTATAAGCAATTTGTCAACTTAAGTGGCCTTAACTTTAGAATTTGAAACAGTCCTTCAAAATCAGTAAGGCCCATCTCAgtctttttataggtgagggaactCGGGCCAAAGAGGTtgttttacccaaggtcacccaggtggtTGCAGTTGGCAGAGCTGGTACTTGAAGCAAAGTCCTTAATCTCTAAACTCTCTACACTTTTCAGTGGGCCACGATTCCttttcctaattggtttcctttgttccCTAAGGGTATATTAGATTGCTAAATGATACTTTGGGCCTTGGACAAGGCAAATTTCCCTCAGCTGTCAGATCGGAAGTAGTTGGTTTAGAATTTCTTACTGTATTGACACCACAACAAAGCCTGTAGGATCCATGGTGAATGTGAGTCGTGCGATGGGGAATTTCTTGAGATTTTTCCCTAAAATACCACCCTCATtccacccccgcccccaaaaagggatttcagaattcaGATCTTACAGACTATTTAGTTCAATCCAAATTTGAACAAGAATGTGTTCTGCAGCATTCCTCACAAGTGGTTATCCCTCATTTGCTTCCAGTGAGGGGAAACTGTTCACTGCGtgctgaggcagctggtggtttACTTTGAGACAACACTAATggttcttcccccacccccgatACTGATAAGtgccttgtaaatcttaaagcaccatataaatgctgttattaacTTTTTTAAAGGCAGgttttcatatgtataataatgaatattatatttcttgccttcacagTGGGTGAGAGATgaagttggagggagggagagaatttggaactgaaaatttaaaaaaattgtaatataCAAGTCAGCAAAAACTTAACTTACACATCAGTCAAGGCTGACGGTATATGTAGAATCCCATCCCTGTTGTTCTGCCTtggcaaagaagggaaggggaggtacATTTTCACATCTCTTGGGGCCAGGCTTGTTCATTATAGTTGGAagaattcagttttgtttttccttctatttatgACTGTTCTGCTCACCTCACCTTGCATCcatccataaaagtctttttgtgcttctctgaattcctcacatgTATTTCGCATAGCACAGTGGTCTTCTCTAATTCTTAGAAAGTCTTCCCTTTCTCAGGATCCTCCTTCGCTCTTCAGTCTTTGTGGTGAAACAAAAGAAATCTAGTTCTTCTTCCACACCAAACCACCTTTCAGATATTTAAAGGACCATTTGTTTTCCCCATGTTGAGTTGGCCTTTTTTTGGCCAGCCGTTTCTCCCTAAAGTCCTTGCTGAGgagacatttttttctccctcaaattTCCTCACCGGTGCATCACTGCAAGAGGTGTCGCCCGCTTCTGCTGAAAAGGTGGTGAGCCTCCTGATTCTGCTGGGCTActtattccctctccccccaaatctGTTTTTGGCTATCAGGGTGTCAGCACATTGGCCCATCCTAGACTTTTCATATGGTCTCAGATGATTGTTCCTGGAGATAGACCTGATTTATTTGAAGATAACAAGATGGCGTCCTTCAGTGGCTGGATTGTTGTGAATGTGGCTTCAAAGGGTCCTTGGGTTCCTTCAAAGTGGCTccattcttccccttttctcctttcttccttctccataagAGCACAGCCCACCTACCATGTTGGACTGATAATGATGTCAGCCCCTTGTCTTTATTTAGCGTAAGAACTCAGAATTCTTCAGCAGCTCTGTCTTATTATTACATCCTCCAGATGAACCAGCTCATGGTCCACACAAGAGGCAAAACAGATAACTTCTAAATTGTTAAGTGGCCTTAAGTTGTAGTTTAGCTTTGGACAGATGACGATCCTCTGAAGGGCACACTGGAGGATAGCCTCTTCCTCCCCAGGCCCCTCCTTGCCTCCAGTGCTGCCTGAGCCAGGGGTTTTGTATTTGTACAAGCTCTTTACTTCTTGCCTTGTCCTCCACCAGACAGTCCTCAGTctgtcttcccctcttccccccaaattTCTAAAGTACCTTTTTATCTTGGGCAGGGAACAGAAGCTCATATATGGTCTACCACATGACCAGCAATGGAGGAAATTGGAGAAGTGAATTTACAGAACTCTTTATTAATGCTTTATTTCTTGGTCTTTGTAGTTTTTCTCCAGGTCAACCGAGAGATTTGTAAATGGAGTAGATATCTTAGTGGAGACACTGTGGAGACTCTGGACCGATCTTCTGGATGTTCTCGGAATCGACGGTAGGTAGAATGCCTGCTCTTCTAATAACTCGCCATGTCCCATTGGGTCAGGGAGAGCATTGGTAATACGGAGTCTGAAATAGGTCCCGGTGTTTTAGAGCGTTGGCTTCCTCTGATCACATTCACAGCTTGTTTATGACCCGTGAGTTATGTCACTTCCACCGAGTGGTAGGTAGCATTTTGGTTCCTTTTCTTTAGAAGGAGAAGCAGAGATGCCAGTCAAGGGACAGGCCTTGGAAAGGGTCTCCTGATGACCTGTGCAATTGTCAGCCCCTTTCATTTTTCCATCTGTCGTATGTAGCTGGTTTCTCTATTTGCTTTGTACTCTTTTGTGggggccgggggtggggggaaggagtcTTCAGGACCAGTAACTGGGTCTGAGCTACACTTGAGGCCCTccttacctctcacctggacttaTGCAGTAGTCACCTAATTAGCCTTCCCATTTTCACACACTTCCCTCTCCATCCTTTACACAGCTAGCACATTGGCATTTCCCAAAGCCTGGATGTCAgtcctctgctcaagaagctttgTTGGCTCTCCATCCCTCTGTACAAAAGACAGACCCCTCCTCATGATGACCAGCTTGTGGTCTGCCTGTGCACTCGACTttacctttctcctcctcctcaagtGCTTTCTCAATACTTGCTTCTCCTCTTATATAACTAGAACgctctccctttcacctcctgGAATCCCTAGCTGTCTTCACAGCTCAGCTGAGCTGAGTTATTACAGTGCCTGCCCTCCCTGCTGTACCCCTCTAAAAATTTACTTTTACCGACTTGTCTCCACATGGGTGTAGGATACAGGCTTCTTCGGGGCAGGTTTGGTTTCCTTCTTGTCTTTATACCTCGGGGTGCCTGGAACTTAATAGAGGGGCTTACTATTTGTAGAAGGGTCAGTGAATAACCCTGAGGGCTGGCTGCTTCATGGGTCTGACAGACAGACCCGGGTTCCCACCCTGCCCCTCAGAATCCAGGTCACTGGAGCGCCCTGAGGAGAGCGATCTGGCTCATTCAGGGATTGCTTTtggcttcctcttttcccctagGACCTTTAATAGCTGCTCTTGGGAGACACCCCAGATAAAGCAATTCCCTGCAATCCCATGTAGAGTCTGTGTTTACCATCTCCCCAGATTATGAAATCCCTTCCAGCAAGCCCTGAAGACCTGAACCTGATTACAGGAGATTGCATAGGACAGGGCAGCGGCTACATGCACCTTAAGGGAATCGCGTCTGCTTCCTTACTGAGCAGCCAGTGATAAATCAGTTACCAGACCCCAAAGAGGGCTGGCCCCCGCTTCAGTTTTCACACCTGTGGAGTAGGAACAGTGGTACCCCAGCCACCTCTGCCCTCTCACTCAGATGTTAGGGGATGGTCAataaatgggaaagggaaggagataagcagTAGTCAGAATGCTAGGCACAGAGACCTTGACTCTCTTGTCTGGATGGTTCTCTGTAGTGAGTTTCATTCCAAGCCAGTTTTCTCCATCCTCTTGTCATCTCCTTCCTGTGGTGCAGTCACTTTGTGCTGTGGGAATCCCAGTTTAATGAAAGTGGCGGCTTCCATACATTGTCTTTTAAGTTTTCAAGGGGCATTATTTATATCGTGGCACGTGATCCTCCCAACATCCCTTCTTAGTTCTGtggttattcccattttgcagaggaggaaatcgAGACAACCAAATATACCAAAGCACCTGCACAACTAccaccatatatgtgtgtgtgtatatgtgtgtagttgttgttcagttgtatccaactcttcttcaccccatttggggtttccttagcaaagatcctggagtgatttgctatttccttctccagctcattttacagatgaagaaatggaggcagacagggttaagtgacttgcccacgatcacacagctagcaagtgtctgaggccaaatttgaactcagggagagtagtcttcctgactccaggcctggtgctttgtGCTCTGTggtgccacctatctgccatatctatctatacatatatatacatggacatgcatgtagatatacacacacagtatgtgtgtattttttataTTATGTCACACTGAAATTGACTGTGTTACAAGCTAGTTCATATTTCCTCACATGATCAAAGGCAGATGTCAGCCTAGCAGAATATGGGGGTgcggtatagtggatagaggacctgGAATTAAATCACGACCTGGTTTGAATCCTTTCTCTAATACTTTCAGTCAACCAGTAAGCATtgcttaagtgcctactgtgtgccaggtgctatgctaagcactgtggatacaaagaaaggaaaaagacacactctgccttcaaggagctcacagtcaaacAAGTATAAACCAACAAGTTGtagacaagataaataggaaattatcagtgcggggaggcactagaattaagagggatcaggaaagacttcctatagaaggtttCTATCTCTGTGCCATGGTCATGAAACTTCATCTCTTTGACTCTGCTTGCTaatcagtaaaatagagataataacaagTTTGGGCTTTCCCTGGCATAGCCCAGGGTGACCTCCCACTCGAAGGAGGGGTCAGAATAGAGCTGACCCCTCTGAGGTGGTAAATTAGCACCATCAGACTCCTACTTCTGAGACTGAAATTCAGTCTCTGACCTTTTGGAACTAACAGTCTAGGAGAAGGGAGATGGTAGTTACTGGGAGGGGGTTTGCCCATAAGTGTTAGCATTGAATGTTGTCCCTGTCTTGTCTGTGTCCACCTTTGAATTCGGGGGGCCCCCTGGTCTGTTGCTGCTCATTcagtccttttttctcctcttccctgttTTTCAGCCTCGAACCTGACGCATTATTTTAGCCCCGCAGCCGTGGCTAACAACCCCACTCGAGCTCTGTTGTTGGTCGGTGCCGTCCTCCTGGCCTACTGGTTCTTGTCTCTCTTCCTGGgatttctcttctatctcttgcaCGTCCTGTTTGGTCGCTTCTTCTGGGTTGTGAGGGTCACCCTGTTTGCCCTCTCCTGTGTATACATCCTGCAGAAGTATGAAGGAGAGCCTGAACAGGCGGTCCTGCCCCTCTGCTTAGTGGTTGCCATTTACTTTATGACGGGCCCTGTGGGCTTCTACTGGAGGAGCGGCGGCACCGGCGGTGGCAGCGGCGGCTCCAACCTCAGCATGGGCAGCCACAGCCTGGAGGAGAAGATTGACCATCTTGATAGCCAGATCAGACTACTCAACATCCGCCTCTCCCGGGTGCTCGAAGGCATCGATCGCGACAGTGACAAATGAGACAAGCCAGGTTAATCACCTTTCACCAGCTCTTGGAAAATCAAAAAGCACTATCTTACTAAAAGTTACAAAGCAACAAAACAGCACATTGTGAGGTTATTGGACCACATTACAACTTTAGGTtgagaagaattttaaaataacttatgTAGAACACTGAGACACCCTGAGAACCATTAGttgtgtaaaaaaaatattttttcaaacgATAAAACCCACATTAGCTGTATACGAAAAAATTTATCCATGCATAGAGCATACAATTACTTTTTTCAAGTGTTTAAAGACATATTTTGTAAGGTTTTTATAAAGGCAGATCAAGTCAAGTCTATTAAAACTTTAAAGTGAGGAGAAGATTATGTGAATTTGGCATTTTAGAGAAGCTTAATCTCAAGCATTTGTTTTCACAGCTCTAAAAAGACACTGTGGGTTCACATGTGAGGTGTTTCCATTTTCACAAGTTGTaagctttgggggagggggcccaCAGTTGGGTTATCAGGTGTCAGTTGCTGTATGAACATATAGAAAACTAATTATTAGAATTGTCATTGCCCCATTCAggtctcctttttaaaaattttttattttctcaagtCTCCTTTAAATGAAGAATTCATTTTTGCAAACAGACCTGAGATTTGCTCTGTATTTTGTCATACTTGAAACTGGGGATTTTCCTCCAAAGGGTTTTAGAAAGTGAAAATCCAAGAGAATCAGAGAAATGTTTTGGAGCTTGGAGTCTGAAGTTTGGTAGCGAGGTGGCGGTCACATTGACACTCTCAACAGGCAGGTCTTGGTTTGATAACCTTCTTTTAAGGGCTGCCTTGTTAGGAAGCTTTGGGTTGACTTGGACCCAAATAAGgcctctgaaaggaaaaaaaaagcccagcaAGTAACACAACTTGCAAGTTATTTAAGCATCCCTCAGGACCACTGGGCAGCAATAAGCGCTCTTCAGGTTTTATTCTTAACATTTTAATAGTAGAATCTCTAGGTGCTTTTTGCCTGAAGTCTATGGTGTCCTCATTTCCGGTGATCCTTGGAGAAGTTACCTATGATTGGAATCATAGGAG from Trichosurus vulpecula isolate mTriVul1 chromosome 1, mTriVul1.pri, whole genome shotgun sequence includes:
- the LOC118845879 gene encoding BRI3-binding protein; translated protein: MGARAGPPPQLSALLPLLLLLLELLGPGAQAARGRGADKQNTFRRAASGVYQSVSSLCGEDNVRAVQKFFSRSTERFVNGVDILVETLWRLWTDLLDVLGIDASNLTHYFSPAAVANNPTRALLLVGAVLLAYWFLSLFLGFLFYLLHVLFGRFFWVVRVTLFALSCVYILQKYEGEPEQAVLPLCLVVAIYFMTGPVGFYWRSGGTGGGSGGSNLSMGSHSLEEKIDHLDSQIRLLNIRLSRVLEGIDRDSDK